The following are from one region of the Nicotiana tabacum cultivar K326 chromosome 3, ASM71507v2, whole genome shotgun sequence genome:
- the LOC142176420 gene encoding uncharacterized protein LOC142176420, with product MEEDADGLLLPHNDAIVISLNVLDFKIKRVLVDPGSSTNIIQWILLEQPKLTESIIPATKLLVGFNLASVTTRGEILLPTNTEGVMKTAIFEVVNGDMGYNIILGRPWLHEMKVVPSTYHQLLKFLMLEGIKKIKGEQPAAREMNVIKVSSNKGKEHAA from the coding sequence ATGGAGGAGGACGCAGATGGACTCCTACTTCCTCATAACGATGCCATAGTAATCtctcttaatgttttagattttaagattaaacgtgttttggtggacCCAGGGAGTTCAACCAACATTATCCAATGGATACTGCTAGAACAACCCAAACTAACCGAGAGTATAATTCCAGCCACAAAGCTCCTCGTCGGCTTCAATTTAGCAAGTGTAACAACCCGAGGGGAAATCCTGCTACCTACGAATACCGAAGGGGTAATGAAAACTGCCATTTTCGAAGTGGTAAATGGTGATATGGGTTACAACATCATTCTTGGgagaccatggttgcacgagatgaaggtTGTACCGTCAACATACcatcaacttctgaaattccTAATGCTAGAGGGAATTAAAAAGATAAAAGGTGAACAACcggcggcaagggagatgaacgTGATCAAAGTTTCTAGTAATAAAGGGAAGGAACATGCAGCGTAG